The following proteins are encoded in a genomic region of Streptomyces sp. SLBN-31:
- a CDS encoding TrkA family potassium uptake protein: MHIVIMGCGRVGSALAQTLEQQGHTVAVIDQDPTAFRRLGPGFGGRRVTGVGFDQDTLREAGIEEAGAFAAVSSGDNSNIIAARVAREMFGVENVAARIYDPRRAEVYQRLGIPTVATVRWTADQMLRRLLPSGAEPLWRDPTGGVQLAEVHASAAWVGHKISKLQEETGIRVAFLTRLGEAILPTSQTVLQEGDLVHVMMRTDEVDKVEASFAKGPEEEGGH; this comes from the coding sequence GTGCACATCGTCATCATGGGCTGCGGAAGAGTGGGTTCCGCTCTGGCCCAGACATTGGAGCAACAGGGGCACACGGTCGCCGTGATCGACCAGGACCCCACCGCCTTCCGCCGCCTCGGCCCGGGCTTCGGCGGCCGCCGGGTCACCGGCGTCGGCTTCGACCAGGACACCCTGCGCGAGGCCGGCATCGAGGAGGCCGGCGCCTTCGCCGCCGTCTCCAGCGGCGACAACTCCAACATCATCGCGGCGCGCGTCGCCCGCGAGATGTTCGGCGTGGAGAACGTCGCGGCCCGGATCTACGACCCCCGCCGTGCGGAGGTCTACCAGCGCCTGGGCATCCCGACCGTGGCGACCGTCCGCTGGACGGCCGACCAGATGCTGCGCCGGCTGCTCCCCTCGGGCGCCGAGCCGCTGTGGCGCGACCCGACCGGCGGAGTACAGCTCGCCGAGGTGCACGCCTCCGCCGCCTGGGTCGGTCACAAGATCAGCAAGCTGCAGGAGGAGACGGGCATCCGCGTGGCGTTCCTGACCCGCCTCGGCGAGGCGATCCTGCCCACCTCGCAGACGGTGCTGCAGGAGGGCGACCTGGTGCACGTGATGATGCGCACCGACGAGGTCGACAAGGTCGAGGCGTCCTTCGCCAAGGGTCCCGAAGAGGAGGGCGGTCACTGA
- a CDS encoding TrkA family potassium uptake protein produces the protein MRVAIAGAGAVGRSIAGELLENGHEVLLVDKAPTAISVERVPQAEWLLADACEITSLDEAALQRCNVVIAATGDDKVNLVVSLLAKTEYGVPRVVARVNNPKNEWLFNESWGVDVAVSTPRLMSALVEEAVSVGDLVRLLRFSHGDANLVELTLPEESALAGTQVGDVEWPEDTSLVTIIRGTRVLTPSRDDSLEPGDELLFVAAQAREEQLEDLLSVRREDVTD, from the coding sequence ATGAGGGTCGCCATTGCCGGTGCTGGCGCGGTGGGTCGCTCGATCGCGGGCGAACTGCTGGAGAACGGTCACGAGGTCCTGCTCGTCGACAAGGCGCCGACCGCCATCTCGGTCGAGCGCGTCCCCCAGGCGGAGTGGCTGCTGGCCGACGCCTGCGAGATCACGTCCCTGGACGAGGCGGCGCTCCAGCGCTGCAACGTCGTCATCGCGGCGACGGGCGACGACAAGGTCAACCTGGTCGTGTCCCTACTGGCGAAGACGGAGTACGGCGTCCCGCGCGTCGTGGCCCGGGTGAACAACCCCAAGAACGAGTGGCTCTTCAACGAGTCCTGGGGCGTGGACGTCGCCGTCTCCACCCCTCGCCTGATGTCGGCCCTGGTCGAGGAGGCGGTGAGCGTCGGCGACCTGGTCCGCCTCCTGCGCTTCAGCCACGGCGACGCCAACCTCGTGGAACTGACCCTCCCGGAGGAGTCGGCCCTGGCCGGCACCCAGGTCGGCGACGTGGAGTGGCCGGAGGACACCTCCCTGGTCACGATCATCCGAGGCACCCGGGTCCTCACCCCGTCCCGCGACGACTCCCTGGAACCGGGCGACGAGCTGCTGTTCGTCGCCGCCCAGGCCCGCGAGGAACAACTGGAGGACCTGCTGTCGGTCCGCCGCGAGGACGTCACGGACTAG
- a CDS encoding APC family permease: protein MSKLTDVPKRILIGRALRSDRLGETLLPKRIALPVFASDPLSSVAYAPGEVLLVLSIAGVSAYHFSPWIALAVVVLMFTVVASYRQNVHAYPSGGGDYEVANTNLGPKAGLTVASALLVDYVLTVAVSIASGIENLGSAVPFVVQHKVLCAVGVIVLLTLMNLRGVKESGKLFAIPTYVFVGGVFIMIAWGAFRGLVLNDTLRAPTAQYTIKAEHQGLAGFALIFLMLRAFSSGCAALTGVEAISNGVPAFRKPKSKNAATTLAAMGLLAVTMFCGIIVLALTTKVRMAENPATDLLKHGVGVGADYVQNPVITQVAEAVFGKGSFFFVVLAAATALVLFLAANTAYNGFPVLGSILAQDRYLPRQLHTRGDRLAFSNGIVLLAGAATLLVVIYGADSTRLIQLYIVGVFVSFTLSQTGMVRHWNRHLATEKDQAKRRHMMRSRAINTFGAFFTGLVLVVVLVTKFTHGAWVALLGMCIFYATMTAIRKHYDGVAAELAAPEGPSDDSLRPSRVHSVVLISKIHRPALRALAYAKLMRSDTLEALTVNVDPAETKLLKEEWERRGIEVPLKVLDSPYREITRPIIEYVKGLRRESPRDAVSVIIPEYVVGHWYEHLLHNQSALRLKGRLLFTPGIMVTSVPYQLQSSEAAKKRARRRQEWNAPGSVRRGPAEQGRPKEHSGTSGGKG from the coding sequence GTGTCCAAACTGACCGACGTGCCCAAACGGATCTTGATCGGGCGCGCACTGCGCAGTGACCGGCTGGGTGAAACGCTCCTGCCGAAGCGCATCGCCCTCCCCGTCTTCGCCTCCGACCCGCTGTCCTCCGTGGCCTACGCCCCTGGAGAGGTGCTGCTGGTCCTGTCCATCGCGGGCGTGTCGGCGTACCACTTCAGCCCCTGGATCGCCCTCGCGGTCGTCGTGCTGATGTTCACCGTGGTCGCCTCCTACCGGCAGAACGTGCACGCCTACCCCAGCGGCGGCGGCGACTACGAGGTGGCGAACACCAACCTCGGCCCCAAGGCGGGGCTGACCGTGGCCAGCGCCCTGCTCGTCGACTACGTCCTCACCGTGGCCGTCTCGATCGCCTCCGGCATCGAGAACCTGGGCTCCGCGGTGCCGTTCGTGGTCCAGCACAAGGTGCTGTGCGCGGTCGGGGTGATCGTGCTGCTCACCCTGATGAACCTGCGCGGCGTGAAGGAGTCCGGCAAGCTCTTCGCGATCCCGACGTACGTCTTCGTCGGCGGCGTCTTCATCATGATCGCGTGGGGCGCCTTCCGCGGGCTGGTGCTGAACGACACCCTGCGCGCGCCGACCGCCCAGTACACGATCAAGGCCGAGCACCAGGGGCTGGCCGGCTTCGCCCTGATCTTCCTGATGCTGCGCGCCTTCTCCTCCGGCTGTGCCGCGCTCACCGGTGTCGAGGCGATCTCCAACGGCGTCCCGGCGTTCCGCAAGCCGAAGTCGAAGAACGCGGCGACCACGCTCGCCGCGATGGGCCTGCTCGCCGTCACCATGTTCTGCGGGATCATCGTCCTCGCCCTGACCACCAAGGTCCGCATGGCCGAGAACCCGGCCACCGACCTGCTCAAGCACGGCGTGGGGGTCGGCGCCGACTACGTCCAGAACCCGGTGATCACCCAGGTCGCCGAGGCCGTCTTCGGCAAGGGCAGCTTCTTCTTCGTGGTGCTCGCCGCGGCCACCGCGCTCGTGCTGTTCCTGGCCGCCAACACGGCCTACAACGGCTTCCCCGTGCTCGGCTCGATCCTCGCCCAGGACCGCTACCTGCCCCGCCAGCTGCACACCCGCGGCGACCGCCTCGCCTTCTCCAACGGCATCGTGCTGCTGGCCGGCGCGGCGACCCTGCTCGTGGTGATCTACGGCGCCGACTCCACCCGGCTCATCCAGCTGTACATCGTCGGCGTGTTCGTGTCCTTCACACTCAGCCAGACCGGCATGGTCCGCCACTGGAACCGCCACCTCGCCACCGAGAAGGACCAGGCCAAGCGCCGTCACATGATGCGCTCGCGCGCCATCAACACCTTCGGTGCCTTCTTCACCGGCCTGGTGCTGGTCGTCGTCCTCGTCACCAAGTTCACCCACGGTGCATGGGTCGCGCTGCTGGGCATGTGCATCTTCTACGCGACGATGACGGCCATCCGTAAGCACTACGACGGCGTGGCCGCGGAGCTCGCCGCCCCCGAGGGCCCGAGCGACGACAGCCTGCGCCCCTCCCGCGTCCACTCGGTCGTACTGATCTCCAAGATCCACCGCCCCGCGCTGCGCGCCCTCGCCTACGCCAAGCTGATGCGCTCCGACACCCTGGAGGCGCTCACCGTCAACGTCGACCCGGCGGAGACGAAGCTGCTCAAGGAGGAGTGGGAGCGGCGCGGCATCGAGGTACCGCTGAAGGTGCTGGACTCGCCGTACCGCGAGATCACGCGGCCGATCATCGAGTACGTCAAGGGGCTGCGCAGGGAGTCGCCGCGCGACGCGGTCTCGGTGATCATCCCCGAGTACGTGGTGGGCCACTGGTACGAGCACCTGCTGCACAACCAGAGCGCGCTCCGGCTCAAGGGCCGCCTGCTGTTCACACCGGGCATCATGGTCACCTCGGTGCCCTACCAGCTGCAGTCCTCCGAGGCGGCGAAGAAGCGGGCCCGCAGGCGCCAGGAGTGGAACGCTCCCGGTTCGGTGCGGCGCGGTCCCGCCGAGCAGGGCCGGCCGAAGGAGCACTCCGGCACCTCGGGCGGCAAGGGCTGA